From one Thalassobaculum sp. OXR-137 genomic stretch:
- the ccoG gene encoding cytochrome c oxidase accessory protein CcoG, whose translation MTTVDQNGATGNGLEQFDVEPVNRRDKQQPLYAARKKIHPKRAEGVFRRFKWLVMLITLGIYYITPWIRWDRGEFAPDQAVLIDLYHRRFYFFWIEIWPQEFYYVAGLLLMAALGLFLVTSSVGRAWCGYTCPQTVWVDLFLVVERFIEGDRNKRIRLDKEPMSASKAAKRVSKHTIWLLIAVATGGAWIFYFADAPTLFMEVLTGTAPTVAYGTIAVLTFTTYALGGLMREQVCTYMCPWPRIQAAMLDEHSLTVTYNAWRGEPRSRHRKVQEAAGASVGDCIDCNACVAVCPMGIDIRDGQQLECITCALCIDACDGVMDKIGKPKGLISYSTLATYNHNMSLAQLADGKIEPARVHTPDGGIAPEVEHTTLRSILRPRTIVYFTIWALIGLGMLAMLTTRDRLEINVLHDRNPVSVRLSDGTIRNGYTVKILNMMPEKRTVLLTIEDFPQGAMIMPLEKDDPRQAIFLDVDPDSLRAQRIFVIAGPEGLEGQQTQFRFRIRDSAGSERAEYDAIFDNGAAR comes from the coding sequence ATGACGACGGTTGACCAGAACGGTGCGACAGGGAACGGCCTCGAGCAATTCGATGTCGAGCCGGTCAACCGTCGCGACAAGCAGCAGCCGCTTTACGCCGCCCGCAAGAAGATCCACCCGAAGCGCGCGGAAGGTGTCTTCCGCCGCTTCAAGTGGCTGGTGATGCTGATCACCCTCGGCATCTACTACATCACCCCGTGGATCCGCTGGGACCGGGGCGAATTCGCCCCGGACCAGGCGGTCCTCATCGACCTGTACCACCGCCGTTTCTACTTCTTCTGGATCGAGATCTGGCCGCAGGAATTCTACTACGTGGCCGGGCTGCTGCTGATGGCGGCGCTCGGACTGTTCCTGGTCACCTCCTCGGTCGGCCGCGCCTGGTGCGGCTATACCTGCCCGCAGACCGTCTGGGTCGACCTGTTCCTGGTGGTCGAGCGGTTCATAGAGGGCGACCGCAACAAGCGCATCCGTCTCGACAAGGAGCCGATGAGCGCGTCGAAGGCCGCCAAGCGGGTCAGCAAGCACACGATCTGGCTGCTGATCGCCGTGGCCACGGGCGGCGCCTGGATCTTCTATTTCGCCGACGCCCCGACCCTGTTCATGGAGGTGCTGACCGGCACCGCGCCCACGGTGGCCTACGGCACCATCGCGGTGCTGACCTTCACCACCTACGCCCTGGGCGGGCTGATGCGCGAGCAGGTCTGCACCTACATGTGCCCCTGGCCGCGCATCCAGGCGGCGATGCTCGACGAGCATTCGCTGACCGTGACCTACAACGCCTGGCGCGGCGAGCCGCGCTCGCGGCACCGCAAGGTCCAGGAAGCCGCCGGCGCCTCGGTCGGCGACTGCATCGACTGCAACGCCTGCGTCGCGGTCTGCCCCATGGGCATCGACATCCGCGACGGCCAGCAGCTCGAGTGCATCACCTGCGCCCTGTGCATCGACGCCTGCGACGGGGTGATGGACAAGATCGGCAAGCCGAAGGGGCTGATCTCCTACTCCACCCTGGCGACCTACAATCACAACATGTCGCTGGCGCAGCTCGCCGACGGCAAGATCGAGCCGGCCCGGGTGCACACGCCCGACGGCGGCATCGCCCCGGAGGTCGAGCACACCACCCTGCGCTCGATCCTGCGGCCGCGCACGATCGTCTATTTCACCATCTGGGCGCTGATCGGCCTCGGCATGCTCGCCATGCTGACCACGCGCGACCGGCTGGAAATCAACGTTCTGCACGACCGCAACCCGGTCTCCGTGCGGCTGTCCGACGGTACGATCCGCAACGGCTACACCGTGAAGATCCTCAACATGATGCCGGAGAAGCGGACGGTTCTGCTGACCATCGAGGACTTCCCCCAGGGGGCGATGATCATGCCGCTGGAGAAGGACGACCCGCGCCAGGCGATCTTCCTGGACGTCGATCCCGACAGCCTGCGGGCCCAGCGGA
- the ccoP gene encoding cytochrome-c oxidase, cbb3-type subunit III, with protein sequence MSEKEIDSVTNVETTGHEWDGIKELNNPLPRWWLYTFYACIVFAIGYAVYYPAIPLIEGATQGISGTTTRGELHQEMAEVEAGRADMLEQIRGMDVGEIQANPELARFAAAGGASAFKVYCSQCHGSGAQGAAGYPNLNDDDWLWGGSIDQIAATIRHGVRYEADGDTRYSEMPAFGRDQLLPREDILAVAHYVRSLSGLEHDQGAMDVGARVFAENCAACHGEQGLGNTELGAPNLADALWLYGNTQQEIVSQVNNPKHGVMPAWGERLGDAVVKQLAVYVHGLGGGE encoded by the coding sequence ATGAGCGAGAAGGAGATCGACAGCGTCACCAATGTCGAGACCACCGGCCACGAGTGGGACGGCATCAAGGAACTGAACAATCCGCTCCCGCGCTGGTGGCTGTACACGTTCTACGCCTGCATCGTCTTCGCGATCGGCTACGCGGTGTACTACCCGGCCATCCCGCTGATCGAGGGAGCCACGCAGGGCATCTCGGGTACGACCACCCGCGGCGAGCTGCACCAGGAGATGGCGGAGGTCGAAGCCGGCCGCGCCGACATGCTGGAGCAGATCCGCGGCATGGACGTGGGCGAGATCCAGGCCAATCCGGAACTGGCGCGCTTCGCGGCGGCCGGCGGGGCGTCGGCCTTCAAGGTCTACTGCTCCCAGTGCCACGGTTCCGGCGCGCAGGGTGCGGCGGGTTACCCGAACCTGAACGACGACGACTGGCTGTGGGGCGGCTCGATCGACCAGATCGCGGCGACCATCCGCCACGGCGTCCGCTACGAGGCCGACGGCGACACCCGGTATTCCGAAATGCCGGCCTTCGGCCGCGACCAGCTCCTCCCCCGCGAGGACATCCTGGCGGTCGCCCATTACGTCCGCTCGCTCTCCGGCCTGGAGCACGACCAGGGGGCGATGGACGTGGGTGCCCGGGTCTTCGCCGAGAACTGCGCCGCCTGTCACGGCGAGCAGGGCCTCGGCAACACCGAGCTGGGGGCCCCGAACCTGGCCGATGCCCTCTGGCTGTATGGCAACACGCAGCAGGAGATCGTGTCCCAGGTCAACAATCCCAAGCACGGCGTCATGCCGGCCTGGGGCGAGCGTCTGGGCGACGCGGTGGTGAAGCAGCTCGCCGTGTATGTGCACGGACTGGGCGGCGGCGAATAA
- a CDS encoding cbb3-type cytochrome c oxidase subunit 3 — MTYESLRQAADSWGLLYMLIIFLGVIAYTFRPGGRKSADDAAAIPLKED; from the coding sequence ATGACCTACGAAAGCCTGAGACAGGCCGCCGACAGTTGGGGGCTGCTCTACATGCTGATCATCTTCCTCGGGGTGATCGCCTACACGTTCAGACCGGGTGGTCGCAAATCGGCCGATGACGCCGCTGCCATCCCGCTTAAGGAGGACTGA
- the ccoO gene encoding cytochrome-c oxidase, cbb3-type subunit II yields the protein MSILDKHNRIETNATLLLVLSFLVVTIGGIVEIAPLFYLQNTIEKVEGMRPYSPLELKGREIYQREGCYVCHSQMIRPFRDEVERYGHYSLAAESMYDHPFQWGSKRTGPDLARIGDRYSNEWHVQHLIEPRSVVPESVMPSYAFLADTDLDTTNIAGHLKTNRMLGVPYDDEMIGNALADMRNQADPDADWDGLLARYPKAKTGDFDGNPNRLTEMDAVIAYLQMLGTLVDFSTFDPEANAR from the coding sequence ATGTCGATCCTCGATAAACACAATCGGATCGAGACCAACGCCACGCTGCTGTTGGTTCTCTCCTTCCTCGTGGTCACCATCGGCGGCATCGTCGAGATCGCGCCCCTGTTCTACCTGCAGAACACCATCGAGAAGGTGGAGGGGATGCGTCCCTACTCGCCGCTCGAGCTCAAGGGGCGCGAGATCTACCAGCGCGAGGGTTGCTACGTCTGCCACAGCCAGATGATCCGACCCTTCCGCGACGAGGTTGAGCGCTACGGCCACTACTCGCTGGCGGCGGAAAGCATGTACGACCACCCGTTCCAGTGGGGCTCCAAGCGCACCGGTCCGGACCTGGCCCGTATCGGCGACCGCTACTCCAACGAGTGGCACGTCCAGCACCTGATCGAGCCGCGCTCGGTCGTGCCGGAATCGGTGATGCCGTCCTACGCGTTCCTGGCGGATACCGATCTCGACACCACCAACATCGCCGGTCACCTGAAGACCAACCGGATGCTCGGCGTCCCCTATGACGACGAAATGATCGGGAACGCCCTGGCCGACATGCGGAACCAGGCGGACCCGGATGCCGATTGGGACGGGCTCCTGGCCCGCTATCCCAAGGCCAAGACCGGCGATTTCGACGGCAACCCGAACCGTCTGACGGAGATGGATGCGGTGATCGCCTACCTGCAGATGCTCGGCACGCTGGTCGACTTCTCGACCTTCGACCCCGAAGCCAATGCCCGCTGA
- the ccoN gene encoding cytochrome-c oxidase, cbb3-type subunit I, with the protein MDGPVRIGVLATVFWGVVGFLVGVVAASQLAWPDLNIEPWFNFGRVRPLHTSAVVFAFGGNALLCTSFYVVQRTCRARLFGGDLAWFVFWGYQFFIVLAATGYLLGNSTSKEYAEPEWYIDLWLTIVWVAYLIVFLGTILKRKEPHIYVANWFYLSFIVTVAMLHVVNGLAIPVSLTGSKSYSLFSGVQDALTQWWYGHNAVGFFLTAGFLGMMYYFVPKQAERPVYSYRLSIVHFWSLIFLYIWAGPHHLHYTALPDWAQTLGMVFSIMLWMPSWGGMINGLMTLSGAWDKIRTDPIIRMMVMALAFYGMSTFEGPMMSVKSVNALSHYTDWTIGHVHSGALGWVGMISFGAIYFLTPRLFGREKLYSLRMVNWHFWLATLGIAAYAGVMWVSGIMQGLMWREYDAEGFLVYSFAETVDAMHPFYVARAFAGVLYLAGGLVMAYNVAMTIKGRERNEQPIVTAAAQPA; encoded by the coding sequence ATGGACGGACCGGTGCGCATCGGCGTGCTGGCGACCGTGTTCTGGGGGGTCGTCGGCTTTCTTGTCGGCGTCGTCGCCGCCTCCCAGCTCGCCTGGCCCGACCTGAACATCGAGCCCTGGTTCAATTTCGGACGTGTCCGCCCGCTGCATACCTCGGCCGTGGTCTTCGCCTTCGGCGGCAACGCGCTGCTGTGCACGAGCTTCTACGTGGTCCAGCGGACCTGCCGCGCCCGCCTGTTCGGCGGCGACCTGGCTTGGTTCGTGTTCTGGGGCTACCAGTTCTTCATCGTGCTGGCCGCCACCGGCTACCTGCTGGGCAACAGCACGTCGAAGGAATACGCCGAGCCCGAGTGGTACATCGACCTGTGGCTGACCATCGTGTGGGTCGCCTATCTGATCGTGTTCCTGGGCACCATCCTGAAGCGCAAAGAGCCGCATATCTACGTGGCGAACTGGTTCTACCTGTCGTTCATCGTCACGGTGGCCATGCTGCACGTGGTGAACGGGCTGGCGATCCCGGTCTCCCTGACCGGCTCGAAGAGCTACTCGCTGTTCTCGGGCGTGCAGGACGCGCTGACCCAGTGGTGGTACGGCCATAACGCGGTCGGCTTCTTCCTGACCGCCGGCTTCCTGGGCATGATGTACTACTTCGTGCCGAAGCAGGCCGAGCGGCCGGTCTACTCCTACCGGCTGTCGATCGTGCACTTCTGGTCGCTGATCTTCCTCTACATCTGGGCCGGTCCGCACCACCTGCACTACACCGCCCTGCCCGACTGGGCGCAGACCCTCGGCATGGTGTTCTCGATCATGCTGTGGATGCCCTCCTGGGGCGGCATGATCAACGGCCTGATGACCCTCTCGGGGGCCTGGGACAAGATCCGCACCGATCCGATCATCCGCATGATGGTCATGGCGCTGGCGTTCTACGGCATGTCGACCTTCGAAGGCCCGATGATGTCGGTGAAGAGCGTGAACGCGCTGAGCCACTATACCGACTGGACCATCGGCCACGTGCATTCCGGTGCGCTCGGCTGGGTCGGGATGATCTCCTTCGGGGCGATCTACTTCCTGACGCCACGTCTGTTCGGCCGCGAGAAGCTGTACTCGCTGCGCATGGTGAACTGGCACTTCTGGCTCGCCACCCTCGGCATCGCCGCCTATGCCGGCGTGATGTGGGTGAGCGGGATCATGCAGGGCCTGATGTGGCGCGAGTACGACGCGGAAGGCTTCCTGGTCTACTCCTTCGCCGAGACCGTCGATGCCATGCATCCGTTCTACGTCGCCCGCGCCTTCGCCGGGGTCCTCTACCTCGCTGGCGGTCTGGTCATGGCCTACAACGTCGCCATGACGATCAAGGGCCGCGAACGCAACGAGCAGCCCATCGTCACCGCCGCGGCACAACCCGCCTGA
- a CDS encoding hemerythrin domain-containing protein → MRGGDGARSGPVWGEGAGPTVGKIGDACRPCLEEAIRKFEGNHARILGVCEELEQLADGLPALPTNGSHLRLARRVGGLLREAHALEEQEILPILAAALGEEAVKDSVATLTEEHRTDEAFAEEVAEVLMEWTAGERHHDAATLGYMLRGLFDNLRRHTARERDQLIGPAGRRLASG, encoded by the coding sequence ATGCGGGGTGGCGACGGAGCACGGTCGGGACCGGTATGGGGTGAGGGCGCCGGACCGACGGTCGGCAAAATCGGCGACGCCTGCCGGCCTTGCCTCGAGGAGGCGATCCGCAAGTTCGAAGGCAACCATGCGCGGATCCTCGGCGTCTGCGAGGAGCTGGAGCAGTTGGCCGACGGTCTGCCGGCCCTGCCGACCAACGGGAGCCATCTGCGACTCGCACGCCGCGTGGGAGGGCTGCTGCGCGAGGCCCACGCGCTGGAGGAACAGGAAATTCTGCCGATCCTGGCCGCCGCCCTCGGCGAGGAGGCGGTCAAGGACAGCGTCGCGACCCTGACCGAGGAACACCGGACAGACGAGGCGTTCGCCGAGGAGGTGGCCGAGGTCCTGATGGAATGGACCGCCGGAGAACGCCATCACGACGCCGCCACGCTGGGCTATATGCTGCGCGGGCTGTTCGACAATCTGCGCCGGCATACCGCCCGGGAACGCGACCAGCTCATCGGTCCGGCCGGGCGTCGTCTGGCCTCAGGTTGA
- a CDS encoding Crp/Fnr family transcriptional regulator, translating to MSDRQDIHNSDVPVVCRACEARHKGICGALSGDELQRLSKHTTKRVANRKQELIHEEDQVHTYSNILSGAVKLTKLMPDGRQQIVGLQFAPDFLGRPFMSESNFGAEVAVDVRLCTFPKDVLESMLGENPELENRLLRQVLKELDEARQWMLVLGRMTAKEKVASFLSLIADHIDPEHDGDRVTFELPLSRAEIADYLGLTIETVSRQFTALRKEGLIEIEGNRHIVVPDREALKDATGST from the coding sequence ATGTCGGACCGGCAGGACATTCACAATTCGGACGTTCCGGTCGTTTGCCGGGCCTGCGAAGCCCGCCACAAGGGCATCTGTGGGGCCCTGTCGGGCGACGAGCTGCAGCGGCTGAGCAAGCACACCACCAAGCGCGTGGCCAACCGCAAGCAGGAGCTGATCCACGAGGAGGATCAGGTCCACACCTATTCGAACATCCTGTCGGGGGCGGTGAAGCTGACCAAGCTCATGCCCGACGGCCGCCAGCAGATCGTCGGCCTCCAGTTCGCGCCCGATTTCCTCGGGCGCCCGTTCATGAGCGAGAGCAATTTCGGGGCGGAAGTCGCCGTCGACGTCCGGCTGTGCACCTTCCCCAAGGACGTGCTGGAATCGATGCTGGGCGAGAACCCGGAGCTGGAGAACCGACTGCTCCGCCAGGTGCTCAAGGAGCTCGACGAGGCGCGGCAGTGGATGCTGGTGCTCGGACGGATGACCGCCAAGGAAAAGGTCGCCAGCTTCCTCAGCCTGATCGCCGACCACATCGATCCGGAGCATGACGGCGACAGGGTGACCTTCGAACTCCCGCTCTCGCGGGCGGAGATCGCCGACTATCTCGGCCTGACGATCGAAACGGTGAGCCGCCAGTTCACCGCCTTGCGCAAGGAAGGTCTGATCGAGATCGAGGGCAACCGGCACATCGTCGTGCCGGACCGCGAGGCCCTGAAGGACGCGACCGGATCAACCTGA
- a CDS encoding amidase has translation MNDLSGGDKAVSYDPSTFEPLTYVEGTGDFASGKDSPSAYFERCLDVISAREGTVKAWVTLNESGAKEQADASTKRWKAGNPLSPIDGMPIGVKDLYMTKDMPTQMGSPLYAGRMTGEDSAPVQALRLAGAVVLGKTVTTELGFSHPGPTTNPFDPERTPGGSSSGSAAVIGAGMVPAALGSQVVGSIIRPAGFCANTAIKPTLGALHRGERQGMSHSHLGVHAGSIADMWAVTHAISHFVGGDPGSPGLFGSQATPVASKPQRLIVVESEGWHQTDDATKTAFETLIDRIAASGVEIVRRAGHGDLDAFEVEIAESLLLCRDICGWEMLWTLRNLAEKDVTKLSDSMRQRLSMASEMSIDDYRAALVKREAMRARFRAVAATADAMITLSSTGPAPKFVDSATQEGEPGLIHTTGLPAYNAWTSAIGCPCVTVPMLSVDGMPVGVQVIGRHNEDWRTGAMARWVKDTVEPVIG, from the coding sequence ATGAATGACTTATCGGGTGGCGACAAGGCGGTTTCCTACGATCCGTCCACCTTTGAGCCGTTGACCTATGTGGAGGGCACGGGGGATTTCGCCAGCGGCAAGGACAGCCCGAGCGCCTACTTTGAGCGCTGCCTGGACGTGATCTCCGCGCGGGAAGGGACCGTCAAGGCCTGGGTCACCCTGAACGAGAGCGGAGCGAAGGAGCAGGCCGACGCCTCCACCAAGCGCTGGAAGGCGGGCAACCCGCTGTCGCCGATCGACGGCATGCCGATCGGGGTCAAGGACCTCTACATGACCAAGGACATGCCGACCCAGATGGGCTCGCCGCTCTATGCCGGACGCATGACCGGCGAGGATTCCGCCCCGGTCCAGGCCCTGCGGCTGGCGGGTGCCGTGGTGCTCGGCAAGACGGTGACCACCGAACTCGGCTTTTCCCATCCGGGACCGACGACCAACCCGTTCGATCCCGAGCGCACGCCCGGCGGCTCGTCCTCCGGTTCCGCCGCCGTGATCGGCGCCGGCATGGTGCCGGCGGCCCTTGGCAGCCAGGTCGTCGGGTCGATCATCCGGCCGGCCGGCTTCTGCGCGAATACCGCGATCAAGCCGACCCTGGGCGCCCTGCATCGCGGCGAGCGTCAGGGCATGAGCCACAGCCATCTCGGCGTCCATGCCGGGTCGATCGCCGATATGTGGGCGGTGACCCACGCGATCTCCCATTTCGTCGGCGGCGATCCGGGCAGCCCGGGCCTGTTCGGCTCCCAGGCGACCCCCGTCGCGAGCAAGCCGCAACGGCTGATCGTGGTCGAGAGCGAGGGTTGGCATCAGACCGACGATGCGACCAAGACGGCCTTCGAGACCCTGATCGACCGGATCGCGGCCTCGGGCGTGGAGATTGTCCGCCGCGCCGGGCATGGCGATCTCGACGCGTTCGAGGTGGAGATCGCCGAGAGCCTGCTGCTGTGCCGCGACATCTGCGGCTGGGAGATGCTCTGGACCCTGCGCAACCTGGCGGAAAAGGACGTCACCAAGCTGAGCGACAGCATGCGGCAGCGGCTGTCCATGGCCTCGGAGATGTCGATCGACGACTACCGGGCGGCCCTGGTCAAGCGCGAGGCGATGCGGGCCCGGTTCCGGGCGGTCGCGGCGACGGCAGATGCGATGATCACGCTGTCCTCCACCGGACCGGCGCCGAAATTCGTGGATTCCGCCACTCAGGAGGGCGAGCCGGGGCTGATCCACACCACCGGCCTGCCGGCCTACAACGCCTGGACCTCGGCGATCGGCTGCCCCTGCGTGACCGTGCCGATGCTGTCGGTCGACGGCATGCCGGTCGGGGTACAGGTCATCGGCCGCCACAACGAGGACTGGCGCACCGGCGCCATGGCCCGCTGGGTCAAGGACACCGTGGAACCGGTGATCGGGTAG
- a CDS encoding NAD(P)(+) transhydrogenase (Re/Si-specific) subunit beta: MSGTISSLLYLVSGVCFIMALRGLSHPSTSRAGNYYGMAGMALAIGTTLTLPVVQSYEIIIVGLLIGGAIGAVIARKIQMTALPQLVAAFHSLVGLAACFVAAAAFYRPDAYGIGEIGAIKVGSLIEMALGLAIGAITFTGSIIAFGKLQGLVTGRPLVFKGQHPLNAVLGIALVALIVWLCASQDPTAFWLIFIVALALGFLLILPIGGADMPVVVSMLNSYSGWAAAGIGFTLGNHLLIITGALVGSSGAILSYIMCKGMNRSFISVILGGFGGESEAAAAGGPGGDRSVKSGSAEDAAFIMESASSVIIVPGYGMAVAQAQHALREMADTLKAKGVKVRYAIHPVAGRMPGHMNVLLAEANVPYDEVLELEEINRDFSQTDVAFVIGANDVTNPAAKTDPASPIYGMPILDVENAKTVLFVKRSMASGYAGVENEVFFRDNTMMLFGDAKKMCEEIVQSLD, from the coding sequence ATGAGTGGCACCATCTCTTCGCTTCTGTATCTGGTCTCCGGCGTCTGCTTCATCATGGCGCTGCGCGGCCTGTCGCACCCGTCGACCTCGCGGGCGGGCAACTACTACGGCATGGCCGGCATGGCGCTCGCCATCGGCACCACCCTGACCCTGCCGGTGGTGCAGTCCTACGAGATCATCATCGTCGGCCTGCTGATCGGCGGCGCCATCGGCGCGGTGATCGCCCGCAAGATCCAGATGACCGCCCTGCCCCAGCTCGTGGCGGCGTTCCACAGCCTGGTCGGTCTCGCCGCCTGTTTCGTGGCGGCGGCCGCCTTCTACCGGCCGGACGCCTACGGTATCGGCGAGATCGGCGCGATCAAGGTCGGCTCGCTGATCGAAATGGCGCTGGGCCTGGCCATCGGCGCGATCACCTTCACCGGCTCGATCATCGCCTTCGGCAAGCTCCAGGGCCTGGTCACCGGCAGGCCGCTGGTGTTCAAGGGCCAGCATCCGCTGAACGCCGTCCTCGGCATCGCCCTGGTGGCCCTGATCGTCTGGCTCTGCGCCAGCCAGGACCCGACCGCCTTCTGGCTGATCTTCATCGTCGCCCTCGCGCTGGGCTTCCTGCTGATCCTGCCGATCGGCGGCGCCGACATGCCGGTCGTGGTGTCGATGCTGAACTCGTATTCGGGTTGGGCGGCGGCCGGTATCGGCTTCACGCTCGGCAACCACCTGCTGATCATCACCGGCGCGCTGGTGGGCTCCTCGGGCGCGATCCTGTCCTACATCATGTGCAAGGGCATGAACCGCTCGTTCATCAGCGTCATTCTCGGCGGCTTCGGCGGCGAGAGCGAGGCGGCGGCGGCCGGCGGGCCGGGCGGCGACCGGTCGGTCAAGTCCGGCAGCGCCGAGGATGCGGCCTTCATCATGGAGAGCGCCTCCTCGGTGATCATCGTGCCGGGCTACGGCATGGCGGTGGCCCAGGCCCAGCACGCCCTGCGCGAGATGGCCGACACGCTGAAGGCCAAGGGTGTGAAGGTGCGCTACGCCATCCACCCGGTGGCGGGCCGCATGCCGGGCCACATGAACGTGCTGCTGGCCGAGGCCAATGTGCCCTATGACGAGGTGCTGGAGCTGGAGGAGATCAACCGCGACTTCTCCCAGACCGACGTGGCCTTCGTGATCGGCGCCAACGACGTGACCAACCCGGCGGCCAAGACCGACCCGGCGAGCCCGATCTACGGCATGCCGATCCTGGACGTGGAGAACGCAAAGACGGTGCTGTTCGTGAAGCGCTCCATGGCGTCCGGCTATGCCGGCGTGGAGAACGAGGTGTTCTTCCGCGACAACACCATGATGCTGTTCGGCGACGCCAAGAAGATGTGCGAGGAGATCGTCCAGTCCCTCGACTGA
- a CDS encoding NAD(P) transhydrogenase subunit alpha: MSDNSIADKLKDLAEEARELASQAADLASQAGTSALDSTVAITAPGAPAAAVVHGGLDPTVVGLTVFVLACFVGYYVVWRVTPALHSPLMAVTNAISSVIIVGALIAAGPDSMNFSSIMGFFAVVLASVNIAGGFLVTERMLAMFKKKK; encoded by the coding sequence ATGTCGGACAATTCCATCGCAGACAAGCTCAAGGACCTCGCCGAGGAAGCCCGGGAGCTGGCTTCCCAGGCCGCGGACCTCGCCTCGCAGGCCGGCACCTCGGCCCTGGACAGCACGGTCGCGATCACCGCGCCGGGCGCGCCGGCGGCTGCCGTCGTCCATGGCGGGCTCGACCCGACCGTGGTCGGCCTGACCGTCTTCGTGCTCGCCTGCTTCGTCGGCTATTACGTGGTGTGGCGGGTCACCCCCGCGCTGCACTCGCCGCTGATGGCGGTCACCAACGCGATCTCCTCGGTGATCATCGTCGGTGCCCTGATCGCCGCCGGGCCGGACAGCATGAACTTCTCATCGATCATGGGCTTCTTCGCCGTGGTGCTGGCCAGCGTGAACATCGCCGGTGGCTTCCTGGTGACGGAACGCATGCTCGCCATGTTCAAGAAGAAGAAGTGA